A DNA window from Micromonospora sp. NBC_01739 contains the following coding sequences:
- a CDS encoding M16 family metallopeptidase: MPTRKAKIPATRYPVERFTLDNGLRVVLTPDRSAPVIGVAVVYDVGIRSEPEGRTGFAHLFEHLMFQGSENLEKLAHFRHVQGAGGMFNGSTHLDYTDYYETLPSNALERALFLEADRMRGPRLTEENLRNQVDVVKEEIRVNVLNRPYGGFPWLTLPPVMFDTFPNAHDGYGSFVDLESATVDDAADFFRRYYASGNAVLAVSGDIDVAEATTLIERHFGDVPARPAPDRPDFAEPDLTAERRTAHTDRLAPLPAVASGWRVPDPIGDFAAYLPYVVLAEVLTDGDASRLVERLVQRDRTVTSVGGYVGFMGDPFDVRDPTALLLQAHLPPGGDVDKVLRTVDEELDRLATDGLTEGELTRTQARMATHLLRDTDAVLGRALRMAVLEQQRGEPGLLNELPRLVGAVTEEQVRAAAATLRPERRASIEVIPGGTQTKETTR; encoded by the coding sequence GTGCCGACGCGCAAAGCTAAAATTCCAGCGACGAGGTATCCGGTCGAGCGCTTCACCCTCGACAACGGCCTGCGGGTGGTCCTGACCCCGGATCGCAGTGCCCCGGTCATCGGGGTGGCGGTCGTCTACGACGTGGGCATCCGGTCCGAGCCCGAGGGGCGCACCGGGTTCGCCCACCTCTTCGAACACCTGATGTTCCAGGGTTCGGAGAATCTGGAGAAGCTGGCGCACTTCCGGCATGTGCAGGGCGCCGGTGGCATGTTCAACGGCTCCACCCACCTGGACTACACCGACTACTACGAGACCCTGCCCAGCAACGCCCTGGAACGGGCCCTCTTCCTGGAGGCCGACCGGATGCGGGGCCCTCGGCTCACCGAGGAGAACCTGCGCAACCAGGTCGACGTGGTCAAGGAGGAGATCCGGGTCAACGTGCTCAACCGGCCCTACGGCGGGTTCCCCTGGTTGACCCTGCCGCCGGTCATGTTCGACACCTTCCCCAACGCGCACGACGGCTACGGCTCCTTCGTCGACCTGGAGTCGGCCACGGTCGACGACGCCGCCGACTTCTTCCGGCGCTACTACGCCAGCGGCAACGCGGTGCTGGCGGTCAGCGGTGACATCGACGTGGCCGAGGCGACCACCCTCATCGAGCGGCACTTCGGTGACGTGCCGGCCCGCCCGGCACCGGATCGCCCGGACTTCGCCGAGCCGGACCTGACCGCGGAGCGGCGCACCGCCCACACCGACCGGTTGGCGCCCCTGCCGGCGGTGGCCTCGGGGTGGCGGGTGCCCGACCCGATCGGTGACTTCGCCGCCTACCTGCCGTACGTGGTGCTGGCCGAGGTGCTCACCGACGGCGACGCCTCCCGGCTGGTCGAGCGGCTGGTCCAGCGCGACCGCACGGTGACCAGCGTCGGCGGCTACGTGGGTTTCATGGGAGACCCCTTCGACGTACGCGACCCCACCGCCCTGCTGTTGCAGGCGCACCTGCCGCCCGGCGGGGACGTGGACAAGGTGCTGCGTACGGTCGACGAGGAGCTGGACCGGCTGGCCACGGACGGGCTGACCGAGGGGGAGCTGACCCGTACCCAGGCCAGGATGGCCACCCACCTGCTGCGCGACACCGACGCCGTGCTCGGCCGCGCCCTGCGGATGGCGGTGCTGGAACAGCAACGCGGCGAGCCGGGACTGCTCAACGAGCTGCCCCGACTGGTCGGGGCGGTCACCGAGGAGCAGGTCCGCGCCGCCGCCGCCACCCTGCGGCCGGAGCGCCGCGCCTCCATCGAGGTCATTCCCGGTGGTACCCAGACGAAGGAGACAACCCGTTGA
- a CDS encoding cold-shock protein: MAIGTVKWFNADKGFGFITPDGGGADVFAHFSAIQSSGYRSLDENQRVEFEVVQGQKGPQAENIRPL; this comes from the coding sequence ATGGCTATTGGCACCGTCAAGTGGTTCAACGCTGACAAGGGCTTCGGTTTCATCACCCCGGACGGCGGCGGCGCTGACGTCTTCGCCCACTTCTCGGCGATCCAGTCCTCCGGCTACCGGAGCCTGGACGAGAACCAGCGGGTCGAGTTCGAGGTCGTCCAGGGCCAGAAGGGCCCGCAGGCGGAGAACATCCGTCCGCTCTGA
- a CDS encoding helix-turn-helix domain-containing protein has translation MPPASPGPILRRRRLGLELRRLREAAGLTGDQVIEHVGWASASKLSRLENGRSRPDPQDVRDLLDLYRVDETLRAELLGITQEAGDIRGWLKNFPAMTQQQRSFAELEAGCAEISEYNPVLVPGLLQTTGYARMRISSAWEVDQEAGDPEAGEDIDTEIKARQARQSLLTREFDAPRYTAVLEESALGHRAGPPEVLREQLGQLCELAARPNVTLHVLLRDTPIGQWYLPPTAFSLYRFADPQDPETLAIEGGFTDVMSTEVIALNRYKVVFKWLCAAALSAPDTLSWLTESAERLSGAAAPSTAAGGSAMAPAQRRSSTGRLTER, from the coding sequence GTGCCTCCTGCCTCACCTGGCCCGATCCTGCGCCGCCGTCGGCTCGGTCTTGAGCTGCGCCGACTGCGCGAGGCCGCCGGCCTGACCGGAGACCAGGTCATCGAGCACGTCGGTTGGGCCTCCGCGTCGAAGTTGTCCCGCCTGGAGAACGGACGCAGCCGGCCGGATCCGCAGGATGTTCGTGACCTGCTCGACCTCTACCGCGTCGATGAGACGCTACGGGCGGAACTGCTCGGCATCACCCAGGAAGCCGGTGACATCCGGGGCTGGTTGAAGAATTTTCCGGCAATGACGCAGCAACAGCGCAGCTTCGCCGAGTTGGAGGCGGGCTGCGCCGAGATCTCCGAGTACAACCCGGTCCTGGTGCCGGGGTTGTTGCAGACCACCGGGTACGCCCGGATGCGCATCTCCTCGGCCTGGGAGGTTGACCAGGAGGCCGGCGATCCGGAGGCCGGTGAGGACATCGACACCGAGATCAAGGCACGGCAGGCCCGCCAGTCCCTGCTCACCCGGGAGTTCGATGCCCCCCGCTACACGGCCGTGCTGGAGGAGTCCGCGCTGGGCCACCGGGCCGGCCCGCCCGAGGTGCTGCGGGAGCAGTTGGGGCAGTTGTGCGAGTTGGCCGCCCGACCGAACGTCACCCTGCACGTGCTGCTGCGGGACACGCCGATCGGCCAGTGGTACCTGCCGCCGACGGCCTTCTCCCTCTACCGCTTCGCCGACCCGCAGGATCCGGAGACCCTGGCCATCGAAGGTGGCTTCACCGATGTCATGTCGACCGAGGTAATCGCCCTAAATCGCTATAAAGTGGTGTTCAAGTGGTTATGCGCGGCGGCGCTCTCCGCACCGGACACTCTTTCCTGGCTGACCGAGTCGGCGGAACGGCTGTCCGGAGCGGCCGCCCCGTCCACCGCGGCGGGTGGTTCGGCAATGGCGCCGGCCCAGCGCCGCAGCTCCACCGGGCGCCTGACGGAACGATGA
- the nudC gene encoding NAD(+) diphosphatase: MADGTLAPPLSRSTLDRAAHRRADPDWLARAWSGARVLRLDVQAGGRALVRTDTPQPTLVLTEADELVPELAAEAMFLGVEPDGVPVFCVHTELPTVPNTRAANLRQIGHLLGDRDAGLFTTALALTNWHLRHLYHPVTGEPTRTAEGGWSRVDSRGERVWPRTDPAMIVLVHDGVQGAEGRCLLGNNVSWPSTPGQRRFSCLAGYVEPGESAEATVLREVHEEVGVPVTDVKYVTSQAWPFPGSLMLGFLAAADPAHPVRVDPTEIAQARWFSRQEIGAALAGRPVDVGGAELRLPPPSSIALFLIHRWFDGQC; encoded by the coding sequence ATGGCGGACGGCACCCTGGCCCCGCCGTTGTCCCGTTCCACCCTGGATCGGGCCGCCCACCGGCGGGCCGACCCCGACTGGCTGGCCCGAGCCTGGTCCGGGGCCCGGGTGCTGAGGCTGGACGTCCAGGCCGGGGGCCGGGCCCTGGTACGCACCGACACCCCCCAGCCGACCCTGGTCCTGACCGAGGCCGACGAGTTGGTCCCGGAACTGGCCGCCGAGGCGATGTTCCTCGGGGTGGAGCCGGACGGGGTGCCGGTGTTCTGCGTGCACACCGAGTTGCCGACCGTACCGAACACCCGGGCGGCCAACCTGCGGCAGATCGGCCACCTGCTCGGCGACCGGGACGCCGGCCTGTTCACCACCGCCCTGGCGCTGACCAACTGGCATCTGCGCCACCTGTACCACCCGGTCACCGGCGAGCCCACCCGCACGGCCGAGGGGGGTTGGTCCCGGGTGGACAGCCGGGGCGAGCGGGTGTGGCCCCGTACCGACCCGGCGATGATCGTGCTGGTGCACGACGGGGTGCAGGGTGCCGAGGGGCGGTGCCTGCTCGGCAACAATGTCAGCTGGCCGAGCACCCCGGGGCAGCGCCGCTTCTCCTGCCTGGCCGGTTATGTGGAGCCCGGTGAGTCCGCCGAGGCGACCGTGCTGCGGGAGGTCCACGAGGAGGTCGGGGTCCCGGTCACCGACGTCAAATACGTGACCAGTCAGGCGTGGCCGTTCCCGGGCTCGTTGATGCTCGGCTTCCTGGCGGCCGCGGACCCGGCGCACCCGGTACGGGTCGACCCCACCGAAATCGCCCAGGCCCGCTGGTTCTCCCGGCAGGAGATCGGTGCGGCCCTGGCCGGTCGGCCGGTCGATGTGGGCGGCGCCGAGCTGCGCCTGCCGCCCCCCTCCTCGATCGCCCTGTTCCTGATCCATCGCTGGTTCGACGGCCAGTGCTGA
- a CDS encoding DUF397 domain-containing protein: MNEIRKTSVLAQLADAPWRTSTRSQTSNCVEVAPLGHGPAAVALRDSKDPEGPVLLFNRAGWLGFISGTKNGQFDLD; this comes from the coding sequence ATGAACGAAATCCGCAAGACCTCCGTCCTCGCCCAACTCGCCGACGCCCCCTGGCGCACCAGCACCCGAAGCCAGACCTCCAACTGCGTAGAGGTCGCGCCGCTGGGCCACGGTCCCGCCGCGGTGGCACTGCGGGACAGCAAGGACCCCGAGGGCCCGGTGCTGTTGTTCAACCGGGCCGGCTGGTTGGGCTTCATCTCCGGCACCAAGAACGGGCAGTTCGATCTGGACTGA
- a CDS encoding M14 family zinc carboxypeptidase: MTRPRRRHVALIAALLLAPMVAPGVANANGPFVPPGQETVNRSSQLSAAEVSAEMHALAARSKGALRIEEIGRSGRNRPLEIAFIGTGETRVWIQGRIHGNEPYGAEASLDFLKTLVNGGKHAREVLENISFAIIPIYNPDGFEEYRRQDSVHRIDLNRDWGVDRQIFDQINSVRAGRGEAPLPERTFTNYTQYRAVESQQFWYAWADFKPHHMIDLHHQGTYYVGDSTDEMTTFSVGISLDPGMLSQSQWDTVRRMGVAAADAADKSGVVTTTLYPYINIPEGVVSAAMLNGPGPRGEYANWRSNAMFFESRGGIGHKSSGYIIKQNVNALWGIIDKMSDGTLENVDADRYGQIPNRGATITTCIAFPNQCDF; this comes from the coding sequence GTGACAAGACCACGCCGCCGCCATGTGGCCCTGATCGCCGCACTCCTCCTCGCCCCCATGGTGGCGCCCGGGGTGGCCAACGCGAACGGACCGTTCGTCCCGCCGGGCCAGGAGACCGTCAACCGCTCCTCGCAGCTCAGCGCCGCTGAGGTATCCGCTGAAATGCACGCCCTGGCGGCCCGCAGCAAGGGTGCCCTCCGGATCGAGGAGATCGGCCGCAGCGGCCGGAACCGTCCGCTGGAGATCGCCTTCATCGGCACCGGTGAGACCCGGGTCTGGATCCAGGGCCGCATCCACGGCAACGAGCCCTACGGCGCCGAAGCCTCGCTGGACTTCCTGAAGACCCTGGTCAACGGTGGGAAGCACGCCCGCGAGGTGCTGGAGAACATCAGCTTCGCGATCATCCCGATCTACAACCCGGATGGTTTCGAGGAGTACCGCCGCCAGGACAGCGTCCACCGCATCGACCTCAACCGTGACTGGGGCGTCGACCGGCAGATCTTCGACCAGATCAACAGCGTCCGGGCCGGCCGTGGCGAGGCACCGCTGCCCGAGCGCACCTTCACCAACTACACCCAGTACCGCGCCGTCGAGTCGCAGCAGTTCTGGTACGCCTGGGCCGACTTCAAGCCGCACCACATGATCGACCTGCACCACCAGGGCACGTACTACGTCGGCGACAGCACCGACGAGATGACCACCTTCTCGGTGGGCATCTCGCTCGACCCCGGCATGCTCAGCCAGAGCCAGTGGGACACCGTCCGCCGGATGGGCGTCGCGGCCGCGGACGCCGCCGACAAGAGCGGCGTGGTCACCACGACCCTCTACCCGTACATCAACATCCCGGAGGGCGTCGTCTCGGCCGCCATGCTCAACGGCCCCGGCCCGCGTGGTGAGTACGCCAACTGGCGCAGCAACGCGATGTTCTTCGAGTCGCGTGGCGGCATCGGCCACAAGAGCAGCGGCTACATCATCAAGCAGAACGTCAACGCCCTCTGGGGCATCATCGACAAGATGAGCGACGGCACGCTGGAGAACGTGGACGCCGACCGGTACGGCCAGATCCCGAACCGTGGCGCCACCATCACCACCTGCATCGCCTTCCCGAACCAGTGTGACTTCTGA
- a CDS encoding MFS transporter: MRTVLSRPDFRLLFGGLLASLTAESMLLLALAIWVKDLTGSDALAGATLFVLIAPRILAPLVGWLVDRYPRRRVFVVTNLVTALLLTPLLAVRDAGDMWIIYGVAAFYGLSNLTVGAVLSRLVCELVPADLLGEANGVLQTVRQGLRLIGPLAGAGLYALLGGGVLAAIGMAGFLIAAAVVAGLRPAQSTTRPTEEDAPSRRWRVQLVAGLRHLVEELAIRRALLGYGLASLVMGFTESLIFAYVDQGLGRDAAFVGVLVTVQGIGGLVGGLVSAAVLRRVGELGTLAAGVAFFGPAALALGYPNLWLGFAAVLLAGVSLPLTLVGLHTLVQRRTPAEVLGRVAAAAEAVVRVPQALSIGAGALLVGVLDYRLVFVAVGLATLLAAGYLWGGRRLSPPAGPSTRPRIPSPRSAPDGTASLPAVRR, translated from the coding sequence ATGCGTACCGTCCTGAGCCGACCGGACTTCCGCCTGCTCTTCGGCGGCCTGCTGGCCAGTCTGACCGCCGAGTCGATGCTGCTGCTGGCACTCGCCATCTGGGTCAAGGATCTGACCGGTTCGGACGCCCTGGCCGGCGCCACCCTCTTCGTGCTCATCGCCCCGCGGATTCTGGCGCCGCTGGTGGGCTGGCTCGTCGACAGATACCCCCGGCGGCGGGTCTTCGTGGTCACCAACCTGGTCACCGCCCTGCTGCTGACCCCACTGCTGGCGGTACGCGACGCGGGGGACATGTGGATCATCTACGGGGTGGCCGCGTTCTACGGCCTGTCCAACCTCACCGTCGGGGCGGTGCTCAGTCGACTGGTCTGCGAACTCGTCCCGGCCGACCTGCTCGGCGAGGCCAACGGGGTGCTCCAGACCGTACGCCAGGGCCTGCGGCTGATCGGCCCGTTGGCCGGTGCCGGGCTCTACGCCCTGCTGGGTGGTGGCGTGCTGGCCGCCATCGGCATGGCCGGGTTCCTGATCGCCGCCGCGGTGGTGGCCGGATTGCGCCCGGCCCAGTCGACCACCCGGCCCACCGAGGAGGATGCGCCGTCGCGGCGTTGGCGGGTGCAGCTCGTCGCCGGTCTGCGTCACCTGGTCGAGGAGCTGGCGATCCGGCGGGCGCTGCTCGGCTACGGGCTCGCCTCGCTGGTGATGGGCTTCACCGAGTCCCTCATCTTCGCGTACGTCGATCAAGGGTTGGGCCGGGACGCGGCGTTCGTCGGGGTGCTGGTCACCGTGCAGGGCATCGGCGGTCTGGTCGGCGGCCTGGTCTCGGCCGCCGTGCTGCGTCGGGTCGGCGAGCTGGGCACCCTGGCCGCCGGTGTCGCCTTCTTCGGGCCGGCCGCGTTGGCGTTGGGGTACCCGAATCTCTGGCTCGGCTTCGCCGCCGTGCTGCTGGCCGGAGTGTCCCTGCCGCTGACCCTGGTCGGCCTGCACACCCTCGTCCAGCGACGCACCCCGGCCGAGGTGCTCGGCCGGGTGGCCGCCGCCGCGGAGGCGGTGGTCAGGGTCCCGCAGGCGCTCTCCATCGGCGCCGGGGCCCTGCTCGTCGGGGTGCTCGACTACCGGTTGGTGTTCGTCGCGGTCGGACTGGCCACCCTGCTGGCCGCCGGCTACCTCTGGGGTGGGCGCCGACTCAGTCCACCGGCCGGGCCGTCGACGCGACCCCGGATCCCGTCGCCCCGCTCCGCCCCGGACGGCACGGCTTCCCTTCCGGCGGTACGGCGCTGA
- a CDS encoding ATP-dependent helicase, which translates to MVQPALFGPGAPAPRAADSGPRYTPVELAKLLRLPAPTREQAAIIAAPVEPLLVVAGAGSGKTETMAARVVWLVANSYVRPEQVLGLTFTRKAAGELAHRVRTRLDQLVRRLGRRGRDPLDDPLAGEPTVATYHSYAGRIVTEHGLRAGYEPSTRLLTEASRWQLVDLIVRNYDGDMSEVDRMPSTVTDAVLALAGELDEHLVEPEDLAAWTGRFFAEVQSRPGRVYADVRKALTLQQTRLKLLPLVRAYARRKADFEAMDFADQLARAARVARDHPGVGEIERDRYRVVLLDEYQDTSHAQVVLLRALFGGGHPVTAVGDPCQSIYGWRGASAGTLDRFPADFALGDGSPARVLGLTTSWRNRPEILAVANALATPLRAAGARVPELHAALSVDDPIVHRSPRGAAAGTVHCALLSTYAEEADWIADSLLAAWQGAARMPRALPEQIPVTARPTTAVLVRLRSQIPAIAAALRERGLPVEVVGLGGLLDTPEVRDVVCTLRVLADPTDGAALLRLLTGARWRIGPRDLVALHRRAKAIAAARRQLADDGDPEIVVDRLDEATLVEALADLGPAQAYSAEGYARLRAYARELGLLRYRLDQSLPELIADIERTTGLDVEVAVRAGGEGAGDAGLARAHLDALGDVAARFSGETPGATLAGFLAYLAAAEDEERGLAPGEVEVVEGAVQILTAHAAKGLEWDVVAVAGLSRGVWPGPVRSSDHWLGGLGVLPFPLRGDAEGLPALALAEAADQRAVARTMAEFTDAWRAHDEREERRLAYVAVTRPRRLLLCSGHWWGEGTKRPRGPSALLREIHDACLAGGAGHLVDEWTPEPAPDAVNPTTEVVLRAEWPADPLGVRRPALTEAAALVRRFLTEGGDPDGPDDPAASDPEVARWRREADLLLAERAELSRLSGPIEVALPAHLSVTQLVGLRRDPAALARTLRRPLPAEPNPYARRGTAFHAWLEQRFGADRLLDTDELPGAADEDAAPDEALTELQRRFLASEWADRTPVEVEVPFATVIGGVVVRGRMDAVFRRPGDRFDVVDWKTGARPSGVAAEVAAVQLAVYRLAWAELAGIALDRVGAAFHYVREGVTVRPTDLLDLDGLTELITSVPQSPGADTGAEPDQ; encoded by the coding sequence CTGGTCCAGCCCGCCCTGTTCGGTCCCGGGGCACCGGCCCCCCGGGCGGCCGACTCCGGCCCCCGGTACACCCCGGTGGAGTTGGCCAAGCTGCTCCGGCTGCCGGCACCCACCCGGGAACAGGCGGCGATCATCGCCGCGCCGGTGGAGCCGCTGCTGGTGGTGGCGGGCGCCGGCTCGGGCAAGACCGAGACCATGGCCGCCCGGGTGGTGTGGCTGGTGGCCAACTCGTACGTGCGGCCGGAGCAGGTGCTCGGCCTCACCTTCACCCGCAAGGCCGCCGGTGAGCTGGCCCACCGGGTGCGTACCCGGCTGGACCAGTTGGTCCGTCGACTAGGTCGGCGCGGACGGGACCCCCTCGACGATCCCCTGGCCGGGGAGCCGACCGTGGCCACCTACCACTCGTACGCCGGTCGGATAGTCACCGAGCACGGCCTGCGGGCCGGGTACGAGCCCTCCACCCGGCTGCTCACCGAGGCCTCGCGGTGGCAGTTGGTGGATCTCATCGTGCGCAACTACGACGGCGACATGTCCGAGGTGGACCGGATGCCGAGCACGGTGACCGACGCCGTGCTGGCCCTGGCCGGTGAGTTGGACGAGCACCTGGTCGAGCCGGAGGACCTGGCCGCCTGGACGGGCCGGTTCTTCGCCGAGGTGCAGTCGCGTCCCGGCCGGGTCTACGCCGACGTGCGCAAGGCGCTGACCCTGCAGCAGACCCGGTTGAAGCTGCTGCCGCTGGTGCGCGCCTACGCCCGGCGCAAGGCCGACTTCGAGGCGATGGACTTCGCCGACCAGTTGGCCCGGGCAGCCCGGGTGGCCCGGGACCATCCGGGTGTCGGCGAGATCGAACGGGATCGCTACCGGGTGGTGCTGCTCGACGAGTACCAGGACACCAGCCACGCCCAGGTGGTGCTGCTGCGGGCGTTGTTCGGCGGCGGGCATCCGGTGACCGCCGTGGGGGACCCCTGCCAGTCCATCTACGGCTGGCGGGGGGCCAGCGCCGGCACCCTGGACCGCTTCCCGGCCGACTTCGCGCTCGGCGACGGCAGCCCGGCCCGGGTGCTCGGGTTGACCACCAGTTGGCGTAACCGTCCGGAGATCCTGGCGGTGGCCAACGCCCTGGCCACTCCCTTGCGGGCCGCCGGTGCCCGGGTGCCCGAACTGCACGCCGCGCTCAGTGTCGACGACCCCATCGTCCACCGCAGCCCGCGCGGGGCCGCCGCCGGCACGGTGCACTGCGCGCTGCTGTCGACGTACGCCGAGGAGGCCGACTGGATCGCGGACAGTCTGCTGGCGGCGTGGCAGGGGGCCGCCCGGATGCCGCGGGCGTTGCCCGAGCAGATCCCGGTGACGGCCCGCCCGACCACTGCGGTGCTGGTCCGGTTGCGTAGCCAGATCCCGGCGATCGCCGCCGCCTTGCGCGAGCGCGGGCTGCCGGTCGAGGTGGTCGGGCTCGGCGGCCTGCTGGACACCCCCGAGGTTCGTGACGTGGTCTGCACGCTGCGCGTGCTGGCCGACCCGACCGACGGTGCCGCCCTGCTGCGCCTGTTGACCGGGGCCCGGTGGCGGATCGGGCCCCGGGATCTGGTCGCCCTGCACCGTCGGGCCAAGGCCATCGCCGCCGCCCGTCGGCAACTGGCCGACGACGGTGATCCCGAGATCGTTGTGGATCGCCTGGACGAGGCGACCCTGGTGGAGGCGCTGGCCGACCTGGGCCCGGCGCAGGCGTACTCGGCCGAGGGATATGCCCGGCTGCGCGCGTACGCCCGGGAGTTGGGGTTGCTCCGTTACCGGCTGGACCAGTCCCTGCCGGAGTTGATCGCGGACATCGAGCGGACCACCGGCCTGGACGTGGAGGTGGCGGTACGGGCCGGCGGGGAGGGCGCCGGTGACGCCGGGCTGGCCCGCGCCCACCTGGACGCCCTGGGCGATGTGGCCGCCCGGTTCAGCGGGGAGACCCCGGGGGCCACCCTGGCCGGTTTCCTGGCCTACCTGGCCGCCGCCGAGGACGAGGAGCGCGGGCTGGCTCCCGGTGAGGTGGAGGTGGTCGAGGGGGCGGTGCAGATCCTCACCGCCCACGCGGCCAAGGGGCTGGAGTGGGACGTCGTGGCGGTGGCCGGGCTGAGCAGGGGAGTGTGGCCGGGGCCGGTACGCAGTTCCGATCACTGGCTGGGTGGTCTGGGAGTGCTGCCCTTTCCGCTGCGGGGCGATGCGGAGGGGCTGCCCGCCCTGGCCCTGGCCGAGGCCGCCGACCAGCGCGCGGTGGCCCGCACGATGGCGGAGTTCACGGACGCCTGGCGGGCCCACGACGAGCGAGAGGAACGGCGACTGGCGTACGTGGCGGTGACCCGCCCCCGTCGACTGCTGCTCTGCTCGGGCCACTGGTGGGGGGAGGGCACCAAGCGCCCCCGCGGCCCCTCGGCCCTGCTGCGCGAGATTCACGACGCCTGCCTGGCGGGCGGGGCCGGTCACCTGGTCGACGAGTGGACCCCCGAGCCGGCCCCGGACGCGGTCAACCCGACCACGGAGGTGGTGTTGCGCGCCGAGTGGCCGGCGGACCCCCTGGGAGTACGCCGCCCGGCGTTGACCGAGGCGGCCGCCCTGGTGCGTCGCTTCCTCACCGAGGGGGGGGACCCGGACGGGCCGGACGATCCCGCCGCCTCGGATCCGGAGGTGGCCCGGTGGCGGCGGGAGGCCGACCTGCTGCTGGCCGAGCGGGCGGAGCTGAGTCGACTGTCCGGCCCGATCGAGGTGGCGTTGCCCGCTCACCTGTCGGTGACCCAGCTGGTCGGTCTGCGCCGGGATCCGGCGGCCCTGGCCCGTACGCTGCGCCGCCCGTTGCCGGCCGAGCCCAACCCGTACGCCCGCCGGGGCACCGCCTTCCACGCCTGGTTGGAGCAGCGGTTCGGGGCGGACCGGCTGCTGGACACCGACGAGTTGCCCGGGGCGGCCGACGAGGACGCCGCGCCGGACGAGGCCCTGACGGAGCTTCAGCGTCGGTTCCTGGCCAGCGAGTGGGCCGACCGGACCCCGGTGGAGGTCGAGGTGCCCTTCGCCACGGTGATCGGCGGGGTGGTGGTGCGGGGCCGGATGGATGCGGTGTTCCGTCGGCCGGGGGACCGCTTCGACGTGGTCGACTGGAAGACCGGGGCCCGCCCGAGCGGCGTGGCCGCCGAGGTGGCCGCCGTGCAACTGGCGGTCTACCGACTGGCCTGGGCGGAGCTGGCCGGGATCGCCCTGGACCGGGTCGGTGCGGCCTTCCACTACGTGCGGGAGGGGGTCACCGTCCGGCCGACGGACCTGCTCGATCTCGACGGCCTCACCGAGTTGATCACCTCGGTGCCGCAGTCGCCCGGAGCCGACACTGGCGCTGAGCCGGATCAGTGA
- a CDS encoding M16 family metallopeptidase, whose protein sequence is MSVRALPPLGPTRRLKLPSQAERTLDNGLTVIAVRRAAVPLVELRLWMPFSRAHLARGQMLAATLLSGTETMSSVQIAAELQKIGGGLSAGLDPDRLMLSGNGLATGLDRLLEILAEVLTGADYPAEWVATERDRLVDGIQVARSQPGHLVHTALLKRIYGRHPYAVQTPEPEQVRAVRPAALRTLHAQRVRPAGAVLVLVGDVRPERALDAAEKALGGWSGEGHSAAPPPAPPLAPGPLLLVDRPGSVQSSLRMALPAVPRTHPDHAALQLANLIFGGYFSSRWVENIREDKGYTYGPHSSVEHSVAGSLLVAAAEVATEVTAPALLETHYELGRLATVPPGAEELEQARQYALGTLQLGVATQAGLASIISAYAGSGLRLDFLAEHAARLAKASAEDVAAAAARYLAPARAVTVVLGDAERIADSLGTLTPVETAPVPV, encoded by the coding sequence TTGAGTGTGAGGGCCCTGCCGCCGCTCGGTCCGACCCGTCGGCTCAAGCTGCCTAGCCAGGCCGAGCGGACGCTCGACAACGGGCTGACCGTGATCGCCGTACGCCGGGCGGCCGTGCCGCTGGTCGAACTGCGGCTGTGGATGCCCTTCAGCCGGGCCCACCTGGCCCGGGGGCAGATGCTCGCCGCGACGCTGCTGTCCGGCACGGAGACGATGAGCAGCGTGCAGATCGCCGCCGAGCTGCAGAAGATCGGAGGCGGTCTCTCCGCCGGGCTGGACCCGGATCGGCTGATGCTCTCCGGCAACGGCCTGGCCACCGGCCTGGATCGGCTGTTGGAGATCCTGGCCGAGGTGCTCACCGGCGCCGACTACCCGGCCGAGTGGGTGGCCACCGAACGGGACCGTCTGGTCGACGGCATTCAGGTCGCCCGCAGTCAGCCGGGGCACCTGGTCCACACCGCCCTGCTCAAGCGGATCTACGGCCGGCATCCGTACGCCGTGCAGACGCCGGAGCCGGAGCAGGTCCGGGCGGTGCGGCCGGCAGCGCTGCGTACGCTGCACGCCCAGCGGGTGCGTCCAGCCGGTGCGGTACTCGTGCTGGTCGGCGACGTCCGGCCGGAACGGGCCCTGGACGCGGCCGAGAAGGCCCTCGGGGGCTGGTCCGGTGAGGGGCACTCCGCCGCGCCGCCACCTGCCCCGCCGCTGGCGCCCGGTCCGCTGCTGCTGGTCGACCGGCCGGGCTCGGTGCAGTCCTCCCTGCGGATGGCCTTGCCGGCGGTGCCCCGTACCCACCCCGACCATGCCGCACTTCAGCTGGCCAACCTGATCTTCGGTGGCTACTTCTCCTCCCGCTGGGTGGAGAACATCCGGGAGGACAAGGGCTACACCTACGGGCCGCACTCGTCCGTGGAGCATTCCGTGGCCGGCTCGCTGCTGGTGGCCGCCGCCGAGGTGGCCACCGAGGTGACCGCCCCGGCGCTGCTGGAGACCCACTACGAGCTGGGCCGACTCGCCACCGTGCCGCCCGGCGCCGAGGAGCTGGAACAGGCCCGGCAGTACGCCCTGGGCACCCTGCAACTGGGGGTCGCCACCCAGGCCGGGCTGGCCTCCATCATCAGCGCCTACGCGGGCAGCGGGCTGCGGCTGGACTTCCTGGCCGAGCACGCGGCCCGACTGGCCAAGGCCAGCGCCGAGGACGTCGCTGCCGCGGCGGCCCGTTACCTGGCTCCGGCGCGGGCGGTGACCGTGGTGCTCGGCGACGCCGAGCGGATCGCGGATTCGCTGGGCACCCTGACCCCGGTCGAGACCGCACCGGTGCCGGTATGA